A region of Sphingobium baderi DNA encodes the following proteins:
- a CDS encoding helix-turn-helix domain-containing protein, producing the protein MNGMAIRQENDELERKQLGDRLREARKYLGLKQDEVATYLKIPRTALTDIESGQRRVEAIELTRLAKLYRQSVGYFTGEDEASASLPADVAHLARRVADLSADDRAELSRFAEYLRARSGGGQV; encoded by the coding sequence ATGAACGGTATGGCTATCCGGCAGGAGAATGACGAGCTGGAGCGCAAGCAGCTAGGTGACCGGCTGCGAGAGGCGCGCAAATATCTTGGGCTCAAGCAGGATGAGGTTGCGACCTATCTTAAAATTCCGCGCACCGCCCTTACCGACATCGAAAGCGGTCAGCGACGGGTTGAGGCAATTGAACTTACACGTCTCGCCAAGCTCTATCGCCAGTCAGTTGGCTATTTTACGGGCGAGGATGAAGCTTCGGCAAGCTTGCCTGCCGATGTGGCGCATCTCGCACGCCGCGTTGCCGATCTCTCGGCCGACGACCGCGCTGAACTCAGTCGCTTTGCTGAATATCTGCGCGCGCGGTCGGGTGGGGGACAAGTCTGA
- a CDS encoding recombinase family protein has translation MEAVLQEGDIVSSNPIQTAPHLACKEHHVTFCPIQETEMTRAALYARYSDDKQSPASIEDQFLVCREQAAREGWRIVGSYKDAAISGASVILRPGIQALLQDAQMGRFDVLLAEALDRVSRDQADVATLYKNLQFAGVKIVTLAEGEVSELHVGLKGTMNALFLKDLAKKTHRGLRGRVEKGKSGGGLCYGYDVVRRFSSEGEAVHGERTINDAEAEVVRQVFRQFANGLSPHAIACRLNEAGIAAPTGKLWTSTTIRGHAKRGTGLINNELYIGKLVWNRLRYLKNPQTGKRVSRINPQSEWIVTDVPHLRVLDDELWQAVKARQEDIAIQYAGVIEATRSAHNAMNRTHRPKSLLSGLVYCGCCGGSYTLRGQGRFACSNHIDTSSCANGHSIAREKLEARVLDGLRDRLMSPEVAAEAIRTCVEETNRINRQRRATDTADRAELDKVLKAIKGLVTLATEGKGTRSLVDQLLELEAQEDAIRARLAAAPADVPDIHPNISEIYRRKVERFAEALAHPEERQEAADALRALIERIVLTPGAKRGEVNATLHGEFGTILEWLERRNWANADSPSDAFASGGPGMSVSVVAGVGFEPTTFRL, from the coding sequence ATGGAAGCCGTCCTACAAGAGGGCGACATTGTAAGTAGCAATCCTATTCAAACAGCGCCTCATTTGGCCTGCAAAGAACATCATGTTACGTTTTGTCCGATCCAGGAGACAGAAATGACCCGCGCAGCGCTCTATGCCCGCTATTCCGATGACAAGCAGAGCCCAGCTTCCATCGAGGATCAGTTTTTGGTTTGCCGCGAACAGGCTGCGCGCGAAGGCTGGCGCATCGTCGGTAGTTACAAGGATGCCGCGATCTCGGGTGCGAGCGTCATCCTGCGGCCCGGTATTCAGGCGCTGCTTCAGGACGCCCAGATGGGCCGCTTCGATGTGCTGCTCGCTGAAGCACTTGATCGCGTCTCCCGCGATCAGGCCGACGTGGCAACGCTATACAAGAACCTTCAGTTCGCGGGCGTGAAGATCGTGACCCTGGCCGAGGGCGAGGTTTCGGAACTGCATGTCGGCCTGAAGGGCACGATGAACGCCCTCTTCCTCAAGGATCTTGCCAAGAAGACCCATCGTGGCCTTCGCGGACGCGTCGAGAAAGGCAAGTCCGGCGGCGGCCTTTGCTACGGCTATGACGTCGTGCGTCGTTTTTCCAGCGAAGGTGAGGCAGTTCACGGCGAGCGCACCATCAACGACGCTGAAGCGGAAGTTGTCCGGCAGGTGTTCCGCCAGTTTGCCAATGGTCTCAGTCCGCATGCGATTGCCTGCCGCCTCAATGAAGCGGGGATAGCCGCACCGACCGGCAAGCTCTGGACATCGACTACGATTCGGGGTCACGCAAAGCGTGGAACAGGCTTGATCAATAATGAGTTGTATATCGGCAAGCTGGTCTGGAACCGCCTGCGCTACCTGAAGAACCCCCAGACCGGCAAGCGTGTCTCCCGTATCAATCCGCAGTCCGAGTGGATCGTTACTGACGTGCCTCATCTGCGGGTCCTGGATGACGAACTCTGGCAGGCCGTAAAAGCCCGACAGGAAGATATTGCGATCCAATATGCCGGCGTCATCGAGGCGACGCGCTCGGCCCACAATGCGATGAACCGGACCCATCGCCCAAAGAGCCTGCTGTCCGGCCTCGTCTACTGCGGCTGCTGCGGTGGGTCTTATACCCTTCGCGGGCAGGGGCGGTTTGCCTGTTCGAACCACATAGACACGAGCAGCTGTGCCAATGGGCATAGTATTGCACGCGAGAAGCTGGAAGCGCGTGTTCTCGACGGTCTGCGCGACCGGTTGATGAGTCCCGAAGTCGCGGCCGAAGCCATTCGTACCTGCGTCGAAGAAACCAATCGCATCAATCGCCAGCGTCGCGCGACAGATACCGCCGATCGGGCTGAGCTCGACAAGGTCCTCAAAGCTATCAAGGGACTGGTGACACTCGCAACGGAAGGCAAGGGAACGCGCTCACTCGTTGATCAACTGCTGGAACTCGAGGCGCAGGAAGACGCCATTCGCGCCCGGCTCGCTGCGGCTCCGGCCGATGTACCGGACATCCATCCGAATATCTCGGAGATCTATCGCCGCAAGGTGGAGCGCTTTGCGGAAGCCCTGGCGCATCCGGAGGAGCGGCAGGAGGCGGCCGACGCGCTACGCGCTCTCATCGAGCGCATCGTTCTGACGCCCGGCGCCAAACGCGGCGAGGTCAACGCCACGCTGCACGGCGAGTTTGGGACCATTCTCGAATGGCTGGAACGGCGCAATTGGGCCAATGCCGACAGCCCCTCCGATGCTTTCGCATCAGGGGGCCCAGGTATGTCGGTTTCTGTGGTTGCGGGAGTAGGATTTGAACCTACGACCTTCAGGTTATGA